GTCGCCGGATCAAGTGAAAAAGCTGACAACTGACGGCCCTGCAGGCATTGGTGCCGACATTGTGACGTTCCCGCATGACAACCTTGGTCAAGCGGTAGCAGCCGGACTTATTCTTCCTAACGATTTCTTCGAAGAAGACACGAAAACAGCAAACGCCGAAGCTGCGGTTAACGCGGTAACTTCGGACGGAATCCTGTACGGTTACCCGCGTTCGGTAGAAACGTACGCGCTGTTCTACAATAAAGACCTGGTACAGACTCCTCCGGCATCGTTTGACGACATCGTTACATTCTCGAAAACATTCAATGATCCCGCAAAAAATAAATATGCCCTCATGTGGGAAATGGGCAACTTCTACTTCAACTACATCTTCTTCGCATCAACCGGCGGTTATGTGTTTGGCGAGAACGGTACAAACGCTGCTGACATCGGCCTGAACAACGATGGCGCGGTTGAAGGTCTGAAGTACTTCCAGTCCTTGAAGCAAATTCTGCCGATCAAATCCGGCGACGCTTCCGCGGACATTATCCAAGGCAAATTCGCTGACAAATCGCTGGCGATGACGATTACGGGTCCTTGGAAAGTGGGCGACTTCAAGAACCTCGGCATTAACTTTGGCGTAGCTCCAATCCCAACCATCAACGGCAAACCGGCTGTTTCGTTCTCCGGCGTAAAAGCTTGGTACGTGAACTCGTTTACGAAATACCCGAATGCTTCCCGTCTGTTTGCTAACTTTATTTCTTCCAAAGCAGGCCAACTGAAAGACTACTCGCTGACTGGCGCCATTCCGGCGAACAAAGAAGCGATGGAAGATCCAACGTTCAAAGCGGATGAAATCTCGAGCGGTTTTGCGGCGCAATTCGTAAATTCGCAAGCGATGCCTTCCATTCCGGAAATGGGCAGCGTTTGGGATCCAATCGGTGCAGCTCTAGCTGATATCTGGAACGAGAACAAAGATCCGAAGGCAGCTCTCGACAATGCGGTTACGCAAGTGCAAGAGGCGGCTAAAGGCACGACGAAATAATAGCATAGCGAAATAAGAGACAGATGGCTCGCCCGCCGAAAGCAGTTTCGGCGGGCGTAAGCCGTGGAAGGAGTACACGGGTATGAATGGTCGTCGCAGTGCTATTTTGTCCGCCGTATCTATGGGGCTTGGCCAACTGTACAACCGGCAATATATGAAGGGAATACTGCTGCTCCTGACGGAGGCGGCAGCGCTTGTTTATTTTATCCCTCGCCTTGTGCATGATCTGTGGGGGATTTGGACGCTTGGCGATACGCCATCCAAGATGGTGAAGGTAGGCAAGGTTTATCAGACGGTCAAAGGGGATCATTCGATCTTCCTGATGATTAACGGACTAATTACGGT
This region of Paenibacillus sp. JDR-2 genomic DNA includes:
- a CDS encoding maltose ABC transporter substrate-binding protein, which produces MKKWFVTTMITALFIVSACGSGGSNNNGNSAATNAPAATEEASANAGNAGASEDPADEAIVPEEGATLTVWDSKNERSFVEEMAKEFTAQYNIPVKIEEVESPDQVKKLTTDGPAGIGADIVTFPHDNLGQAVAAGLILPNDFFEEDTKTANAEAAVNAVTSDGILYGYPRSVETYALFYNKDLVQTPPASFDDIVTFSKTFNDPAKNKYALMWEMGNFYFNYIFFASTGGYVFGENGTNAADIGLNNDGAVEGLKYFQSLKQILPIKSGDASADIIQGKFADKSLAMTITGPWKVGDFKNLGINFGVAPIPTINGKPAVSFSGVKAWYVNSFTKYPNASRLFANFISSKAGQLKDYSLTGAIPANKEAMEDPTFKADEISSGFAAQFVNSQAMPSIPEMGSVWDPIGAALADIWNENKDPKAALDNAVTQVQEAAKGTTK